In Citrus sinensis cultivar Valencia sweet orange chromosome 2, DVS_A1.0, whole genome shotgun sequence, a single genomic region encodes these proteins:
- the LOC102622503 gene encoding uncharacterized protein LOC102622503, translated as MSILPSEAQIRGPNSPSDSKSQNPNFNHGSTQLLHLSSPSPSPNQIPGLLASTAQDSGGSSKEVSEAGTPNGRKSLSRWNSDRQFRNHNHPRGRGAGSAQNKGKMSGDSVSPRSQQRAGPVASQGSSGRRAQTISGNHLLNFQYDPISRPQYRMPPPPARRQRKIRPYNKDLFLQANYKFVVLDTGDHAPESMDPDKMLQWEDIICVRYSNPLSVQCPICLEYPLCPQITSCGHIFCFPCILQYLLMGDEDYKGDCFKRCPLCFVMISSKELYTIHIENVRQHAVGDTIEFMLLTREKDSFVPSQKNKQESTTGSIDETYDPFSKFTFTSDVDLSVRKAMSDLDGWLAKADSGLVDDLEKLPYVCAAMEQLEQRKKYWNERRASGSDKASNNADGQTGFHGLQSTKIASNPSHLLNTLSPDISEQNQKLTKLTLNKPDSGSAPGQNSALGELSDCDETSLSSSYDESKSMQANETSLSSSYDESKSLQANETSLSSSYDESKSMQANETSLSSSYDESKSLQANFTGSMEIKDKDSYNFYQAIDGQHLILHPLNVKCLLHHYGSYDMLPHRISGRILQLESVTQSEAMRRRYRYLSHFSLTTTFQLCEIDLTEALPPDALSPFIDEIRKREKQRKQLANKERKEKMKAEAALVHSVPPVPSFGQSSYNDSPTFSMDDFEALGNSPVTSSSPPNVGERRLFSNVTRLGFAAGHDSPALKIEETNALNNNEQSNGYSGVTGSRNSGSPSFANIMSRDKSGESLEARKLNEVGKKGKKPSRVLLSTSGGRRY; from the exons ATGTCCATCTTGCCCTCAGAAGCACAAATCCGAGGACCCAATTCTCCGTCTGATTCCAAGTctcaaaaccctaatttcaaTCATGGCAGCACCCAACTCCTTCACCTCTCTTCTCCTTCCCCCTCCCCTAACCAGATTCCAG GCTTATTGGCTTCAACTGCACAAGATTCGGGTGGATCCTCCAAAGAG GTAAGTGAAGCAGGGACACCCAATGGTCGGAAAAGCTTGTCTCGCTGGAATAGCGATAGACAGTTCAGGAATCACAATCACCCCAGAGGACGAGGGGCTGGATCTGCCCAGAATAAGGGGAAAATGTCGGGAGATAGTGTTTCCCCTAGAAGTCAACAAAGAGCTGGGCCTGTGGCCTCTCAGGGTTCATCTGGAAGAAGAGCCCAGACGATAAGTGGTAACCATTTGCTGAATTTTCAGTATGATCCTATCAGTCGTCCTCAATATAGGATGCCTCCTCCTCCAGCAAGAAGGCAGCGGAAGATAAGGCCTTACAACAAAGACTTGTTCCTTCAGGCTAATTACAAGTTTGTTGTGTTAGATACCGGCGACCACGCGCCTGAATCAATGGATCCTGATAAAATGTTGCAGTGGGAGGATATCATTTGTGTAAGGTACTCAAACCCATTGTCGGTGCAGTGTCCAATTTGTTTGGAATATCCTCTATGTCCGCAGATAACCTCGTGTGGCCACATATTTTGCTTCCCATGTATTctacaatacttgttgatGGGTGATGAGGACTATAAAGGTGACTGCTTCAAAAGATGCCCCTTATGTTTTGTGATGATATCTTCAAAGGAGTTATATACCATCCACATTGAGAATGTCAGGCAACATGCTGTTGGTGATACTATAGAGTTTATGCTTTTAACTCGAGAAAAAGATTCATTTGTCCCATCTCAGAAAAATAAACAGGAGTCGACCACAGGTTCCATTGATGAAACCTATGATCCATTTTCGAAGTTTACATTTACATCAGATGTAGATCTATCAGTCAGAAAAGCAATGTCAGATTTAGATGGTTGGTTGGCCAAAGCCGATTCGGGCCTTGTGGATGATTTAGAGAAACTTCCATATGTTTGTGCTGCAATGGAACAATTAGAACAGAGGAAAAAGTATTGGAATGAGCGTCGGGCTAGTGGCAGTGATAAAGCTTCTAACAATGCTGATGGTCAGACAGGATTCCATGGGCTACAATCAACAAAAATTGCTTCTAATCCTAGTCATTTGCTCAACACATTGTCCCCGGATATCAGCGAGCAAAACCAGAAATTGACTAAGCTGACGTTGAATAAGCCGGATAGTGGGTCTGCTCCTGGTCAAAATTCTGCTCTAGGGGAATTGTCAGATTGCGATGAAACAAGTTTGTCTTCTTCATATGATGAAAGTAAGAGCATGCAAGCTAATGAAACGAGTTTGTCTTCATCATATGATGAAAGTAAGAGCTTGCAAGCTAATGAAACGAGTTTGTCTTCGTCATATGATGAAAGTAAGAGCATGCAAGCTAACGAAACAAGTTTGTCTTCTTCATATGATGAAAGTAAGAGCTTGCAAGCTAACTTCACAGGCTCTATGGAGATAAAGGATAAGGACTCGTACAATTTTTATCAG GCCATTGACGGTCAGCATCTCATTCTTCACCCATTGAACGTGAAGTGTCTTCTACATCATTATGGGAGCTATGATATGCTTCCCCACAG AATAAGCGGAAGGATTTTACAGCTGGAGTCAGTGACTCAATCAGAGGCCATGAGGCGGCGCTATCGTTATTTAAGTCATTTCTCTTTAACAACAACATTTCAG CTTTGTGAGATTGATTTGACTGAGGCCCTGCCTCCTGATGCCCTATCTCCCTTCATAGATGAAATCCGGAAGCGTGAGAAGCAGAGGAAGCAACTCGCCAACAAg GAGCGGAAGGAGAAAATGAAGGCTGAAGCTGCTCTAGTGCATTCTGTGCCTCCGGTGCCCAGCTTTGGACAGTCCTCTTACAATGACTCCCCTACATTTTCCATGGATGATTTTGAAG CCCTGGGAAATTCTCCTGTGACATCATCAAGCCCACCAAATGTTGGGGAGCGAAGACTGTTCTCAAATGTGACAAGACTTGGTTTTGCTGCTGGGCATGATTCACCTGCCTTGAAAATTGAGGAAACCAATGCTTTGAATAACAATGAACAGTCAAATGGTTATTCTGGTGTAACTG GTTCAAGGAATTCAGGCAGCCCATCATTTGCCAATATAATGTCCAGAGATAAATCTGGCGAAAGCTTGGAGGCACGCAAGCTTAATGAGGTGGGAAAGAAGGGGAAGAAGCCAAGTCGAGTCCTCTTGTCGACCTCTGGTGGTCGGCGATACTAG